A single Dunckerocampus dactyliophorus isolate RoL2022-P2 chromosome 2, RoL_Ddac_1.1, whole genome shotgun sequence DNA region contains:
- the ercc4 gene encoding DNA repair endonuclease XPF isoform X2: protein MQTLWAFQQVPLFQASVNTSLDRHKPDVVELHVSLTPAMRAIQSSILDIMSACLKELKRYNPTLEAEDLSLENTLSNAFDKTIRHYLDPLWHQLGSKTKALVQDLKVLRVLLLYLTQYDCVTFLNLLESLRSSQKNFGSNSGWLFLDSSTSMFMNARSRVYRIPENKKKLKVDAGAEKTLPSSTSEVKRELVLEKSPKWDALTEVLQEIETENKSSQFEQGRVLICASDDRTCAQLQQYIRHGAERLLNRLYIRTIAKRDPSAPSGFDLATHKKGNGCLKCGSKGKDQGSSKGKEPLRKKKATKTRPSLTLTQMIGKEQTDEPVVMGSSEDDMPGEEEAASEEEALKQDLSSDAYYAVLKEPLMVIHPLKGCTDPHSLTRVLHEVEPTFVVLYDAEVSFVRQLEIYKACRPGKPLRVYFLIYGGSTEEQKYLTVLSKEKKAFEHLIREKANMVIPEEREGREDTNLDLARNLEPANATTNTRKAGGQDQPKEPSRVIVDMREFRSELPSLLHRRGLDIDPVTLEVGDYILTPDVCVERKSVSDLIGSLQSGRLYTQCLSMSRYYRKPVLLIEFDPAKPFSLMARSDFRHEISSNDVSSKLTLLTLHFPRLRILWCPSPHATAELFLELKQGRLEPDAAAAQAVTAESDTVSESAELYNAGPYDFLLKMPGVSTKNLRALMKSADSLADLARLSQDKLAEILGNANNAKLLYEFLHNVAGVQAPAHRMK, encoded by the exons ATGCAAACATTGTGGGCTTTCCAACAGGTCCCACT GTTTCAAGCTTCAGTAAACACATCACTCGACAGACACAAGCCAGATGTGGTGGAGCTCCATGTGTCACTGACGCCAGCGATGAGGGCCATCCAGAGCTCCATCCTGGACATAATGAGCGCTTGTCTGAAGGAGCTGAAACGCTATAATCCCACCCTGGAGGCTGAGGATCTCTCCTTGGAGAACACGCTTAGCAATGCCTTTGACAAG ACCATCCGCCATTACTTGGACCCCTTGTGGCACCAGCTGGGATCAAAGACTAAAGCACTGGTTCAGGACCTGAAAGTACTCAGGGTTCTGCTGCTCTACCTCACCCAGTACGATTGTGTCACGTTCCTCAATCTTCTCGAGTCCCTCCGCTCCAGTCAAAAGAACTTTGGCTCCAACTCAG GGTGGCTCTTCCTCGACTCCAGTACCTCCATGTTTATGAACGCCAGGAGCCGAGTTTACCGCATCCCAGAGAACAAGAAGAAACTTAAAGTAGATGCTGGAGCAGAGAAAACTCTGCCATCCTCCACCTCAG AGGTGAAGCGGGAGCTGGTGCTTGAGAAGAGTCCCAAGTGGGATGCTCTGACTGAGGTCCTGCAGGAGATTGAGACGGAGAATAAGAGCTCTCAGTTTGAACAAG GTCGTGTGCTGATCTGCGCTAGTGATGACAGGACTTGTGCCCAACTGCAGCAGTACATCAGGCATGGCGCTGAACGGCTCCTGAACAGACTGTACATCCGCACCATCGCTAAGCGAGATCCATCAGCTCCCTCTGGTTTTGATCTGGCAACGCACAAAAAAGGCAATGGCTGCCTCAAATGCGGGTCCAAGGGGAAGGACCAAGGGTCATCCAAAGGCAAGGAGCCTTTGCGGAAAAAAAAGGCCACCAAGACCAGGCCATCCCTGACCTTGACACAGATGATTGGGAAAGAGCAGACGGATGAACCAGTAGTGATGGGCAGCAGTGAGGATGACATGCctggagaagaagaagcagcatcaGAAGAAGAGGCTCTGAAGCAAGATTTATCATCTGATGCTTACTACGCTGTACTGAAGGAGCCCCTGATGGTCATTCACCCCCTGAAGGGCTGCACCGACCCCCACAGCCTTACTCGGGTGCTACATGAAGTGGAGCCCACTTTTGTGGTGCTTTATGATGCTGAAGTCAGCTTTGTGCGCCAGCTGGAGATCTACAAAGCCTGTCGGCCTGGAAAACCACTCAG GGTGTATTTCCTCATCTATGGGGGTTCGACGGAAGAACAGAAGTACCTGACTGTGCTGTCCAAGGAGAAGAAAGCCTTTGAACACCTAATTAG AGAAAAAGCGAATATGGTCATTCCAGAGGAGAGGGAAGGCCGAGAAGATACCAATTTGGACCTTGCCAGGAATTTAGAGCCTGCCAATGCCACCACCAACACTCGCAAAGCAG GAGGTCAGGACCAGCCCAAAGAGCCCTCACGGGTCATCGTAGACATGCGTGAGTTCCGTAGTGAACTACCCTCCCTACTTCACCGCAGGGGCCTGGACATCGACCCTGTCACTTTAGAAGTAGGTGACTACATCTTGACGCCGGACGTATGCGTGGAGCGCAAGAGCGTCAGTGATCTCATCGGCTCGCTGCAGAGTGGTCGCCTGTATACCCAGTGCCTCTCCATGAGCCGCTATTACAGAAAACCAGTGCTGCTCATCGAGTTTGACCCAGCAAAACCCTTTTCCTTAATGGCCCGGTCCGATTTCCGCCACGAGATATCGTCTAATGACGTTTCCTCCAAACTCACCTTACTCACGTTGCATTTCCCACGCCTTCGCATTCTCTGGTGTCCCTCCCCGCATGCCACGGCTGAGCTCTTTCTGGAGCTGAAGCAAGGTCGCTTAGAACCAGACGCCGCTGCAGCTCAAGCGGTCACGGCCGAATCGGACACGGTGTCTGAATCGGCAGAGCTCTACAACGCCGGACCTTATGACTTCCTGCTCAAGATGCCAGGGGTAAGCACGAAAAACCTTCGAGCTCTTATGAAAAGCGCTGACAGCCTGGCTGATCTAGCCAGACTCAGTCAGGATAAGCTAGCAGAAATACTTGGGAATGCAAACAATGCTAAATTACTCTATGAGTTCCTGCATAATGTTGCAGGTGTTCAAGCTCCAGCACACAGGATGAAATAA
- the ercc4 gene encoding DNA repair endonuclease XPF isoform X1, whose translation MAGALLEFETEMFLSLLGCDGLLVVAEGMGIDRILLQFMRVYSEQGSLVLLLNTTTPEQEYFTEQLRIEGVSHLPRTVTSEVQGSERYNVYTDGGVLFVTSRILVVDFLTDRIPAHLISGILVYRAHKIIESCQEAFILRLFRQKNKTGFIKAFTDKAIAFSSGFCQVERVMRNLFVKKLYLWPRFQASVNTSLDRHKPDVVELHVSLTPAMRAIQSSILDIMSACLKELKRYNPTLEAEDLSLENTLSNAFDKTIRHYLDPLWHQLGSKTKALVQDLKVLRVLLLYLTQYDCVTFLNLLESLRSSQKNFGSNSGWLFLDSSTSMFMNARSRVYRIPENKKKLKVDAGAEKTLPSSTSEVKRELVLEKSPKWDALTEVLQEIETENKSSQFEQGRVLICASDDRTCAQLQQYIRHGAERLLNRLYIRTIAKRDPSAPSGFDLATHKKGNGCLKCGSKGKDQGSSKGKEPLRKKKATKTRPSLTLTQMIGKEQTDEPVVMGSSEDDMPGEEEAASEEEALKQDLSSDAYYAVLKEPLMVIHPLKGCTDPHSLTRVLHEVEPTFVVLYDAEVSFVRQLEIYKACRPGKPLRVYFLIYGGSTEEQKYLTVLSKEKKAFEHLIREKANMVIPEEREGREDTNLDLARNLEPANATTNTRKAGGQDQPKEPSRVIVDMREFRSELPSLLHRRGLDIDPVTLEVGDYILTPDVCVERKSVSDLIGSLQSGRLYTQCLSMSRYYRKPVLLIEFDPAKPFSLMARSDFRHEISSNDVSSKLTLLTLHFPRLRILWCPSPHATAELFLELKQGRLEPDAAAAQAVTAESDTVSESAELYNAGPYDFLLKMPGVSTKNLRALMKSADSLADLARLSQDKLAEILGNANNAKLLYEFLHNVAGVQAPAHRMK comes from the exons ATGGCGGGTGCTCTGCTGGAATTTGAGACCGAAATGTTCCTGAGTTTGCTGGGCTGTGACGGACTGCTGGTAGTGGCGGAAGGGATGGGAATAGACCGCATCCTGCTGCAGTTCATGCGGGTGTACTCGGAGCAGGGCAGCCTGGTTCTCCTGCTCAACACAACCACACCTGAACAG GAGTACTTCACGGAGCAGTTGCGAATAGAGGGAGTGAGCCACTTGCCCAGGACGGTGACTAGCGAAGTCCAAGGTAGCGAACGATACAACGTCTACACCGACGGAGGCGTGCTGTTTGTCACCAGTAGAATCCTGGTGGTCGACTTCCTGACAGACCGTATCCCAGCCCATCTTATATCAG GCATCCTGGTGTACCGCGCTCACAAAATCATTGAGTCGTGTCAGGAAGCGTTCATCCTGCGCCTGTTCCGACAGAAGAACAAGACAGGATTCATCAAAGCCTTCACTGACAAAGCCATTGCCTTTTCCTCGGGGTTCTGCCAGGTGGAGCGTGTGATGAGGAACCTCTTTGTCAAAAAGCTCTACCTCTGGCCCAG GTTTCAAGCTTCAGTAAACACATCACTCGACAGACACAAGCCAGATGTGGTGGAGCTCCATGTGTCACTGACGCCAGCGATGAGGGCCATCCAGAGCTCCATCCTGGACATAATGAGCGCTTGTCTGAAGGAGCTGAAACGCTATAATCCCACCCTGGAGGCTGAGGATCTCTCCTTGGAGAACACGCTTAGCAATGCCTTTGACAAG ACCATCCGCCATTACTTGGACCCCTTGTGGCACCAGCTGGGATCAAAGACTAAAGCACTGGTTCAGGACCTGAAAGTACTCAGGGTTCTGCTGCTCTACCTCACCCAGTACGATTGTGTCACGTTCCTCAATCTTCTCGAGTCCCTCCGCTCCAGTCAAAAGAACTTTGGCTCCAACTCAG GGTGGCTCTTCCTCGACTCCAGTACCTCCATGTTTATGAACGCCAGGAGCCGAGTTTACCGCATCCCAGAGAACAAGAAGAAACTTAAAGTAGATGCTGGAGCAGAGAAAACTCTGCCATCCTCCACCTCAG AGGTGAAGCGGGAGCTGGTGCTTGAGAAGAGTCCCAAGTGGGATGCTCTGACTGAGGTCCTGCAGGAGATTGAGACGGAGAATAAGAGCTCTCAGTTTGAACAAG GTCGTGTGCTGATCTGCGCTAGTGATGACAGGACTTGTGCCCAACTGCAGCAGTACATCAGGCATGGCGCTGAACGGCTCCTGAACAGACTGTACATCCGCACCATCGCTAAGCGAGATCCATCAGCTCCCTCTGGTTTTGATCTGGCAACGCACAAAAAAGGCAATGGCTGCCTCAAATGCGGGTCCAAGGGGAAGGACCAAGGGTCATCCAAAGGCAAGGAGCCTTTGCGGAAAAAAAAGGCCACCAAGACCAGGCCATCCCTGACCTTGACACAGATGATTGGGAAAGAGCAGACGGATGAACCAGTAGTGATGGGCAGCAGTGAGGATGACATGCctggagaagaagaagcagcatcaGAAGAAGAGGCTCTGAAGCAAGATTTATCATCTGATGCTTACTACGCTGTACTGAAGGAGCCCCTGATGGTCATTCACCCCCTGAAGGGCTGCACCGACCCCCACAGCCTTACTCGGGTGCTACATGAAGTGGAGCCCACTTTTGTGGTGCTTTATGATGCTGAAGTCAGCTTTGTGCGCCAGCTGGAGATCTACAAAGCCTGTCGGCCTGGAAAACCACTCAG GGTGTATTTCCTCATCTATGGGGGTTCGACGGAAGAACAGAAGTACCTGACTGTGCTGTCCAAGGAGAAGAAAGCCTTTGAACACCTAATTAG AGAAAAAGCGAATATGGTCATTCCAGAGGAGAGGGAAGGCCGAGAAGATACCAATTTGGACCTTGCCAGGAATTTAGAGCCTGCCAATGCCACCACCAACACTCGCAAAGCAG GAGGTCAGGACCAGCCCAAAGAGCCCTCACGGGTCATCGTAGACATGCGTGAGTTCCGTAGTGAACTACCCTCCCTACTTCACCGCAGGGGCCTGGACATCGACCCTGTCACTTTAGAAGTAGGTGACTACATCTTGACGCCGGACGTATGCGTGGAGCGCAAGAGCGTCAGTGATCTCATCGGCTCGCTGCAGAGTGGTCGCCTGTATACCCAGTGCCTCTCCATGAGCCGCTATTACAGAAAACCAGTGCTGCTCATCGAGTTTGACCCAGCAAAACCCTTTTCCTTAATGGCCCGGTCCGATTTCCGCCACGAGATATCGTCTAATGACGTTTCCTCCAAACTCACCTTACTCACGTTGCATTTCCCACGCCTTCGCATTCTCTGGTGTCCCTCCCCGCATGCCACGGCTGAGCTCTTTCTGGAGCTGAAGCAAGGTCGCTTAGAACCAGACGCCGCTGCAGCTCAAGCGGTCACGGCCGAATCGGACACGGTGTCTGAATCGGCAGAGCTCTACAACGCCGGACCTTATGACTTCCTGCTCAAGATGCCAGGGGTAAGCACGAAAAACCTTCGAGCTCTTATGAAAAGCGCTGACAGCCTGGCTGATCTAGCCAGACTCAGTCAGGATAAGCTAGCAGAAATACTTGGGAATGCAAACAATGCTAAATTACTCTATGAGTTCCTGCATAATGTTGCAGGTGTTCAAGCTCCAGCACACAGGATGAAATAA